A genomic region of Methanomassiliicoccus sp. contains the following coding sequences:
- the purF gene encoding amidophosphoribosyltransferase, which yields MNDDMDDRPKHYCGVVAMAYDTLVAPDLKRSLRIIQHRGQEAAGIVVNDAGKTSYVRGEGLVHEVLAGKEFDSLKGNIGIGHVRYATTGSSCSQNAQPIVVTSQVGDVALGHNGDIVNAEKLRSKLQETGWAFLTTTDSEIIVRLLANELRQTSDAIKAIRATMKMLEGAYSLVIMIGNRIYGVRDPLGFRPLCLGKLPHGYCIASESAIFSILQGDFIRDVLPGEIIELTKDGFTSSKMVTVPPHTAHCMFEWVYFARPDSVIDGREVYAVRKRIGMTLAKEQPAEADVVIPVPDSGRAHALGYSLASGIPYDEGLMKNRYVERTFIMPEQSQREEGVSIKLNPITSTIYGKRVVVVDDSIVRGTTLRKIVQILRRGGAKEVHVRIGCPPVRAPCYYGIDMKTRVQFIATGKTVQQIGEYLTADSLGYLSLNGLEEALAMPDNDLCLACLNAEYPTQVPGERMRFQQRLDV from the coding sequence ATGAACGATGACATGGACGACAGGCCCAAGCATTACTGCGGGGTCGTCGCCATGGCCTACGACACCCTCGTAGCTCCGGACCTGAAAAGATCGTTACGTATTATCCAGCACCGTGGTCAGGAGGCGGCGGGCATTGTCGTTAATGATGCCGGGAAGACCTCCTATGTCCGGGGCGAGGGCCTCGTGCATGAGGTCCTGGCGGGCAAGGAGTTCGATTCTCTTAAAGGGAACATAGGTATCGGCCACGTTCGGTACGCCACCACTGGTTCCTCCTGCTCTCAGAACGCGCAGCCCATCGTCGTCACCTCCCAGGTCGGGGACGTGGCGCTGGGACACAACGGCGATATTGTGAACGCAGAGAAGCTGCGCTCGAAGCTCCAGGAGACCGGGTGGGCGTTCCTGACGACCACGGACTCGGAGATAATCGTGCGGTTGCTGGCCAATGAGCTGCGCCAGACATCGGACGCCATCAAGGCCATCCGTGCCACCATGAAGATGCTGGAGGGCGCGTACTCCCTGGTCATCATGATAGGCAACCGTATCTATGGCGTAAGGGACCCCCTGGGATTCCGTCCCTTGTGCCTGGGAAAGCTTCCACACGGCTACTGCATCGCGTCCGAGTCTGCTATATTCAGCATCCTCCAGGGAGATTTCATCAGAGACGTGCTCCCCGGAGAGATCATCGAGCTCACCAAGGATGGGTTCACCTCCTCCAAGATGGTCACCGTGCCGCCTCACACGGCCCACTGCATGTTCGAGTGGGTGTACTTCGCCCGTCCCGACTCCGTGATCGACGGAAGGGAGGTGTACGCGGTCCGCAAGCGTATCGGCATGACCCTGGCCAAGGAGCAGCCGGCCGAGGCGGACGTGGTCATACCTGTTCCCGACTCCGGTCGCGCGCATGCCCTGGGCTACTCCCTGGCCTCCGGCATCCCCTACGACGAGGGGCTGATGAAGAACCGCTATGTCGAGAGGACGTTCATCATGCCCGAGCAGTCACAGAGGGAGGAGGGAGTGAGCATCAAGCTCAACCCCATCACATCCACCATCTATGGCAAGAGGGTCGTGGTGGTGGACGACTCCATCGTGCGTGGGACCACCCTGCGAAAGATCGTGCAGATCCTGCGTAGGGGCGGTGCTAAGGAGGTCCATGTCCGCATCGGATGCCCTCCGGTCCGCGCCCCCTGCTATTACGGCATTGATATGAAGACCCGCGTCCAGTTCATTGCCACCGGGAAGACGGTCCAGCAGATAGGTGAGTATCTCACTGCCGACAGCCTCGGATACCTCTCGTTGAACGGCCTCGAGGAGGCCCTGGCCATGCCGGACAACGATCTCTGCCTGGCATGCCTTAATGCGGAGTATCCCACGCAGGTTCCGGGGGAGCGCATGCGCTTCCAGCAGCGTCTAGACGTGTAG
- a CDS encoding small nuclear ribonucleoprotein (Enables 3` processing of polyadenylated mRNAs and tRNA precursors) encodes MQKPLTVLNQAINRPVIVELKANREYRGILDGYDPHMNLVLKNAEELINNEVVRKLDVTIVRGDNVIYISP; translated from the coding sequence ATGCAGAAACCTCTGACCGTTCTGAACCAGGCGATCAACCGTCCCGTGATCGTCGAGCTAAAGGCTAACAGGGAATACCGGGGCATCCTCGATGGATACGACCCTCACATGAACCTGGTCCTGAAGAACGCGGAAGAGCTCATCAACAACGAAGTGGTGAGAAAGCTCGATGTTACCATCGTGCGCGGGGACAACGTCATTTACATTTCACCGTAA
- a CDS encoding epoxyqueuosine reductase, protein MELHEKMPRLVRRLGGDIYGVADLTAVKEEVMRQGGEEVSGYPRAVSIGVKLMHPIVDRLPERDRSAVAVAYHTHAYEVVNLRLDAIASRVASALQDAGFRAYPIPASERVEDERICAVFSHKLAAHAAGLGWIGKSCLLVTTQSGPRVRFTTVLTDAPLPATGEPLEQRCGDCRECVDACPIHAFTGRNFVPGEPREMRYDARACERYFLDMKAQGKVPVCGMCLYACPYGKKASRELHV, encoded by the coding sequence ATGGAGCTTCATGAGAAGATGCCGAGGCTGGTGCGCCGGCTGGGCGGGGACATCTATGGTGTGGCGGACCTCACCGCGGTCAAAGAGGAGGTCATGAGGCAGGGCGGTGAGGAGGTATCCGGATATCCCAGGGCGGTCTCCATCGGCGTCAAGCTCATGCACCCCATAGTAGACCGCCTGCCGGAAAGGGACCGGTCGGCGGTGGCGGTGGCCTACCATACCCACGCCTATGAGGTCGTGAACCTGCGCCTTGATGCAATCGCCTCCCGCGTCGCCTCCGCGCTGCAGGATGCCGGCTTCAGGGCATATCCCATACCGGCCTCCGAGAGAGTGGAAGATGAGCGCATCTGCGCGGTGTTCTCCCACAAGCTTGCGGCCCATGCGGCCGGCCTCGGATGGATCGGCAAGAGCTGCCTATTGGTGACAACTCAGTCAGGCCCACGAGTGCGGTTTACCACGGTGCTAACGGACGCGCCCCTGCCGGCGACGGGGGAGCCCCTGGAACAGCGATGTGGGGACTGCCGTGAGTGCGTGGACGCCTGCCCCATCCACGCCTTCACAGGCCGTAACTTCGTCCCCGGAGAGCCGCGGGAGATGAGGTATGATGCCCGAGCCTGCGAGAGGTACTTCTTAGACATGAAGGCGCAGGGCAAGGTGCCTGTGTGCGGGATGTGCCTGTACGCCTGCCCCTACGGTAAAAAAGCGTCCCGCGAACTACACGTCTAG
- a CDS encoding 50S ribosomal protein L37e: protein MGKGTPSMGKRSSGKSHIPCRRCGRSAYNMQKGVCASCGYGKSPRLRSYSWAKQH, encoded by the coding sequence ATGGGAAAGGGCACTCCGTCAATGGGTAAGAGGTCAAGTGGCAAATCGCATATTCCCTGCCGCCGCTGCGGAAGGAGCGCTTACAATATGCAGAAGGGCGTCTGTGCGTCCTGTGGATATGGTAAGTCCCCGAGGTTGAGGTCCTATTCCTGGGCTAAGCAGCACTAA